DNA sequence from the Daphnia pulex isolate KAP4 chromosome 8, ASM2113471v1 genome:
TCTGATTGGATTAAATTCGGGTATGTGAAGGCTCCTGTTGTCCTTCGAACATTATTGTAACTAATATTGTTTGCTTCAGATATGTTTCACGTATGCACTTACGAGATACATCGCGTCGTGTAATCCTTGGAACACAGCAGTTCCACCTGTCAGATTTCGCATCGCAAATCAACCTTAATATCGACAATGCTTGGGGCATTCTCCGTTGGATTAATGATTTGTGTATGAAGGAAGAGGATGGCAAATATTTGTTGGTGAAGGATCCTAACAAGCCCGTCATCCGCCTTTACAAGGTGCCCGATAACACGTTTGAGAGCGACGATGAAGCATTTTTCGGAGAAGGAGAAGGTTTGAAACCAATCAATATCGTAACGTGCGTGTGTAACTGCTGGCTTACTTTTATTGCTTGGGTGTtggcctctctttttttttactagcaaAGATTAAATAAACACGTCCAAGCAGTTAATCAAATTTCCCTACATTTGTACGCCGTGTTACGTTTTGCTTGAATTCGAAGCTCGAGCTTTGTATTTATGTATAATATCTAACCACTAGTGGAAGTGCTTGGCTtcttgggggaaaaaaacctaATTAGATATGCGACATGACTTAAggtagttttaaaaaaagcgctATAAAACGCATGATTTCATAACGACAACTACGAAATGGTAAATAACaatgtattcattttttacacatGAATAGAAGACGAGTAACGGCTgatagaaacaaaagaacagcTCTTCCACTAATTCCCCAATCTACAACAATACTACGTTTGTAATGATCGTTACATGGAATAAAGCACTTATGAAGCTTCCAGTTTACTTATACAGCGTtactttgattgatttcatcaaaaacaTACCCTTATTTGTCTTGAGCGAGATTGATGTCTTCAGGTGGGTTACTGCAGTGAACAACAATTATGATGTTCGTTTCAGTCATCGGGTAAGCAAGCCAACGAATATCTTGACCGATCCCGTGAACTTCCTTTTCAGTAGATTCAGCAAATCTTTTCACAATTGAATTAGGGGTAGCACCTGATATGGGCTCGACTTTTAGCATAACCATATTCGTCTCTACGGTATATCGATCAACTTCCACAACGCTTTTTCCAACCTCTTGCGCAGTAACAGCCAATTGACCAATTGTTTGGTGAAAATATGATCTTGAGCTACCCTGGTAGGTCCCTTTGAAAGTGACAAAATTCCGGCTGCGGCCAAAATACCCGCCTGCCGCATTCCTCCTCCAAGTGCTTTTCGACAACGATGAGCCTGAGTATGAGTGTTATTGAATACCTCCAGTTCATGTTGATATCCATCCATGGTTGATATTTTAATAGATGGAATTTATGTTGCATAAAGGGCCGATTTCACAGCAAATGACACTGCATCATAAGGGTTCTCTCCACATTCATGATCTATTTTAATGCCATTAAAATGATTCatgagaaattgttgattggtggaaaaatgagaaattgatgattggtggaaatattgacaaattccccccaaaaaacctaAACCCCGTGAAAAAAAcaccctatcgggaaactcgcgcgCGAAGCAAGGGATCGGCATGTGTACACACTACGAACGGTGCGATGGTTTAGCCTAGCATGTGGCGCCACGACAATTTAATTTATCATTAGATCAATTAAAGCTATAATTAggattaaaatataaaattcataacaaatacaaaataaataatagaatGTAATAGCTAGTTGAATCTTGCTTTTGCCAATggtgttaataaaaaaatctttaagaCTACTTTCTTACTAGGTACATTAGAAGTTTAATTCATAAATGATccaattattagaaaaaaacattggtgaaaatatatttttttgttatcttattagttattacaaGAAATTAACTAGCTTAGCGCTTAGCGGCCTTAGCCTATGTCGCTTGTCAGTTGTCTCTCAGCCCAAGCCATGTTCTTCAGTTACTGATTATTCAAATCATAAGGCAGTAACAGTTTTACCCTGCAGGCGACAGCACTTGTATTCCTCAAACTTTCGTTGGCACCAACGGGCAACGGCGTTCTCAGTTTTCTTCTGATCGCGTGGCGAAATCAAACTAAACGCAAATTTGGGTAAAGTTCGAAGAAGATATGAAATTTATGAACATCAATAGTTTTATAGCGAGTTCTGTAACTTTGTGTgtgaaattaagttttttattttacttgcgTTGGTATTTGAGTATGCCGGTACATCGAATTGTTCTTATCAAAAATCATCTGCATTTTCGGCCATATTGCCACTTAGTTGGCAGTACTTTTACTTATTAGTTGATTAATTGATGCTTAATATTATAAAACATTAAACTaaagtttcctcttttttttctccatagCTTAAGAAGTAGGTCACCAACCTGTACCATGGGGGACAGTGATGATGATTATGATCGTCGCAGAAGGGATAAGTTTAGAGGAGAACGAAGTGAGTACCGGGGAGCTGGAGAATCtggaaggagagaagaaagaggCAATCCTAGGAGAGAAGAGTGGAATGATAGGTTGGTTTGACAAATGCTCTGTTATTTTTAAGCTGTTTAGTCCAATGCATGTTTCAAAGTAGAGGCATCATGGAACCGAGAAGAGGTGAATCTTGGTCTCAAAGAGGGTCTCGTTCTCAACCACGTCACGAATATCGCGAATCTTACAGAGGTCGTGAAAGATACAGCCCAGCAGGTGGGTATGATGCACCACAAGCTCCAAAAAGGATGAGGCCTGACTGGTATGTTTTTCATACTAATATTATGCTGCCATTTATTAATCTTGTAAAATGGTTTTAGGGAAGACAGGCGCTATGGATTTGATGCTGGTTATGGGCCCAACATTGGCTCTTCATGGGGTCAGAATGAACCAGTCATTAATACTCCACCAAACGCTGGAAACTTTAGTGGATCTTCTTCAAGGTAATGTTTTTATGGTAATTGTTAGTTGTGTAgggttaataataataataaataatgcCTGATTTTCCAGAGGGGAAGAATTTCCTACTCAACCACCAATGATGTCCTTTAAAGCTTTTCTGGCTGCCCACGATGATTCAATCTCTGACGAAGAAGCAGTTAAAAAGTATGCCGAGTACAAGCTAGAATTTCGTCGTCAGCAGCTGAATGAATTTTTCACAAGCCACAAGGATGAAGAGTGGTAtgtttttgcttgttttttttcttgtttttacaagtgttaatatcaaatttaatcaatattttaagaatttcttataagttttcttttaaagacttgtgtgttgtgtattgcattgaatttttctggtaactaaattatttataaGTTTTGCCGCGTGTAATCGGATTTCGGATAACCAATTTACATATATTTAATCCCCCCTGTTTTTCAGCCGATTGACATAGCTGCTATTGACGTCCCTCCGTTTATTTCAACCATCTCCGACCTTTCTATAAGGTGCCATACCATCTGTCAAAAGCtacttgaaaatcaattttttaactgTGTGAACATGAAATGAACAGATCTCCAAAGTGTGCGTTAGAGTAGGGTTCAACTGCGCGCAATGCAGTGGTCAGTTAGTAGCTAGGTTATAAAAAATCCGTACCGGGAGAACAGGTGAGGGAAATCTTGGCCTCTTGAAAAGTGTGGTCCCTAGCTGGTTATTTTAATTCGAAGTTTTCAACATTAATTCTGTtactaatttgttttattatattttcctcGAACGAATGTAGGTTTAAGTTGAAATATCACCCGGAAGAGAATCAAAAACGGAAGAACGAGCATAAAGCTCATATTGAAGTAAGTTGTCTCTAATTTTGACAGATTCTGGTTGTAACTaatcaattaattcaatatAGTTACGCATGAAAACTATTTTGGATTTAATGGCTGAGGGTTCTTTTGATCAAGTGACTATCGATGCGGATCAGTCAGAAAAGCTAGTAAAACTTCTTGACACCGTGGTAATTAAACTCGAAGGTGGGAATGAGTTAGATCTTCAGGTCCTTGACAACCCTCCTCAACCAACCGCCGATAAGGTTTGTCTATTTAATTTCCTTTAATTGGTTataactgattttttaaaaatcatttcactTTCATAATTGAAGCAGCCTATTAAAATCCAAGAGAAGGTTATCAAGGAGAttgaagataaagaaaatgatgatttgGGCGAAGGCGACGATGCTAAAGAAGATGGTGTGATCGAGGACTCCAAAATGGAAATTAGCTCTGACCCAAAAAGTCCTAATAACAGTAGGAATTCattgttattaatttttgaCGCACTGCCTTACcagtattttttatatttattttataggtggcaaaagaaaacgaagcgGATTTGAATCGGATAGTGGAAGCGACTGGGAGCGGGAAGGAAAGGAACAATCGGAAATATCTGAAGCTCCTCAAAGCCCTGATGGTAAGCCAGCTGGTGGTGAGGGTAGTCCTAGGGAAACCGAAGCAGCTGATGAAATTCCAGTAAAAGATgatgccaaagaaaaagttgatgaagatgaaagcaaggaggaagaaaaaaaggaaaatggcgGGCCAGTTCTTCCCCGAGAATTGCATCGGACTGCCTCCATATTTCTCCGTAATTTGGCACCTACCATTACCAAACTGGAAGTCGAAGCGGTAATGAGagtttctaattttttttgttagattcAGTTTTCTAATCTTTAGCTTTGTTTAATGAAGATGTGCAAACGGTATCCTGGATTTTTACGTGCTGCTATTGCTGATCCTCAGCCAGAACGCAGATGGTTTCGCCGTGGTTGGGTGACGTTTGAGCGCAATGTTAACATCAAAGAGATTTGTTGGAATTTGAACAACATTCGAGTATGTTTCTATAAGTAACAATTAATTACTGTATGACTAATGGGTAatattaactgtttttttttttttttttttttttttaaatttttagctaCGTGACACCGAATTGGGAGCCATTGTGAACCGGGATCTAAGTCGTCGCATCCGTACCGTTAGTGGCATAACATCGCATAAACAAGTTGTGAGGAACGACATTCGTTTAGCAGCCAAAATCATCCAAAACTTAGATGCACGTTTGGGACTATGGGCTGAGGAAGAGAATGATAAAGCTAAACATTCTTCGGTCGCTGATTCTACACTTACTTTCTCTGGCACCAGTCGCAACCCGGTTCTGAACAACATAACCGATTTTTTGATCGAAGAAGCTTCTGCTGAAGAGGAAGAGCTCTTGGGTGCCTCAGCTAATGAAGAAGGCGAAGAAGCTGAAGCAGCTGCAGGATTGACTAGAGACGACGAACTTATTAAAGTGCTGGATCGTCTGCTCTTCTACTTGCGTATTGTTCACTCGGTTGATTACTACAATCATTGCGAATATCCGAATGAAGATGAAATGCCGAACCGATGTGGCATTATGCATGCTCGTGGAATTCCTCCGTCATCCAAAGTAATATCGCCTGTGCGAAagcataaatttaaaaagaatgttgtttttttagttgaaacATGTATTTATTCGGAATGTAGGTTacccaaaatgaaatcaatgacTATTGTCGATCTTTCGAGAATAAGATTGCATCATTTCTGGAGCCAATCAAACGGCTAAGTGATGAAGAAGCGAGTAAATTGGGTTTGAAAGAATCGAAAGCGTaaggaattcttttttattactttttcttgCGACATTTTACATAATTATACATTTTGTTTCAGCGAGGTCGAAAAGTTCGTTGCTGCCAACACACAGGAACTTGCCAAAGACAAATGGCTATGCCCTCTATCTGGCAAAAAGTTTAAGGGTCCGGATTTCGTTCGCAAACATGTTTTTAACAAACATGCTGAAAAGATTGATGAGGTGCGAAAGGATGTTGAATATTTCAACAACTACTTGCGTGACCCTAAAAGGCCGCAATTGCCCGAGCATCCTGGAAATCGAGCTGCCGGGGTGAGACCATCGCCAATGAATGAGTCCCAAAGAGGCGAGCATTTCGGTCCACCTGGAGGTTTCGGGTTAGTGATAATAATTTCCTTCTTATTAAATATGTTTGTTAATCTCTTTCATATTCTCAAATTAGATATGGTGCTTTCAATTACGGTGGAGGAAGAGGAGGTTATGGTGGAGGTGGTTTCGGAGGACCGCCACAGATCAATAGCTTTAGTAACgctggcggaggaggaggcagGGATTTCGGATTTGGCGGACGAAATAACCGCGGAGGCAGAGGCCGTGGGTaagtgattttcttcttcgatttcATGAGTTTTACCATGTTTTCGGGAAGATTAGAGGTTGTACTGGGATTTGGGTTTGACAAAGTCTAAAGCTCAGCTGTATGACTTGTTGCAGGCCCCAACAATCCTCGTATGAAGGTCGGACAATAATTGGCTATGATGACGTTGATACTCCAGCTGACTTCGACGTCTTCTAATAAAGAACAGGCTACCCTCCAAACGTTGTTTTCTTTGCTTTCGTTTGAATACCAGAAACAGTTGCTTTCCTTCCCTTTTAAGCGGTAATTCACATTTCCATAATCATTTCCAATCGTTAGCCGGCCTTGAACAAGTTTAATAAAAGCAGGGCATTATGCTTGGCTAAATGATTACTAAATGAAactctgatttaaaaaaaaaattgtatttgtatatttatttttctatagcGGTGGACCTCGTCACATGTCCCACTACCGGGATCTCGATCGCCCCAACGACGAAGAATTTTGAACCAACTTGGAATTAAGACGTAACCGCCGCGCGTTGATTCTCCTACTGTTTAATTTGATCCTTGATTTTATCTGACCAACAccttctgtgctgtgctgtctTCATTTTTAGTTTACAAATTTGTGGATGCATTGATGCacattcatttctttcattttgtcaATCAGTCGTCAATTGTCGAGATCGCCGGGCTTTTGTTTGTATTACAAAAAGAACCGTAACTTTAACTACAAGTGAATTGGTAGAtatacgtttcttttttctggtatTTCCCAAACAGAATTGCTAATTAAACATCTATAAATGACGAGAAAGCACAAATATTTACGCTAGTAAATATAATTTGCTGCACTTTATTCAAACCGGGAGATAAAATTATTGCCatgaattaaagaaaagaattgtaaAAGTGGAGCAGAAAGGTTTGGGATGAGTGAAATGGCACATAGAAGATGACTTTTAAACATTCCAagtaaaagcaaaaaaacacaacattttATATAAATTCTAACAACATAAAAGATCTTGTTGGCAGAGACTCAGAGAGCTCTGCAGATCCTTTTCTGTTTACTGGTGACAATAGTACAACTAAAAACTTCAGAAAGAGCGTAGTTTCATTGGCCGACTATGAGGTTAATTACACAATAATTATgcgctttttgttttgtttgattcggCTGAACGTGCGGTTTTCTTGTTATACTCATTGATAGATTTAAGCAATATTCGATTGAGCTCGTTGTTCTAAAATTGCTCTCCACAGACGCAATTCGGTACCACCACGCAAGCCAATTCGTCGAAGGTCTTCCCTTGTAAAGAATTCTATCACGTCAATAAGTATGTATCCTTCCGAAGTAAACAAAGCTATGTCACATTCCTCTACATTATTCGACTGCAACCAGGAAACTAGCGCAGAATCAATTTCACCTAATCCAAGAAAGTAACAAGTATTTTAATAAAGTCACCAGACAAATAggtataatatttaaaaaatatacttgGAATTGCCTGAACTTGCAACGGCCTTGGCGGTAGAAGTTGCTGTATCAGTTGCCTCTGTAGTTGTTGTTCCGACAAAGTCGTCCGTAAGGTATCTTGGTAACTGCGCTGAGTATCCACTAATTCCTGCATTAAACGCAAATTGTCGCGCCGCAGAGTTTCTAAGGCATTCTTGAGCTCTTCCCGAAAACGTTCATTCTCCTAAATATAGatattagttttaaaaaaagaaggaaataatcactgcaaaatttaaataactgACAACCGTTGATTCTTTGGGGGATTTGTTCGAATTGATGGTAGAAACACCTGAAGTCGATCCTTCTTCGACTCTTTCACGCGCTTCCTCCCAGTTTCCAACGGGTTTCCCCTCGCCCGCTCCATCAACTCGATCATCCATCTTGAGATGAAGACAAATGTGAAATTATTCCGGTTTGAATACAACATTTTCCAATAGTATACTTTAATCCGTCTGGATTCCCCACCGGCTAGGTTAGCACCTAACTCTGGACTCAAAACGGTTATAGCTGCTTGCACTGCGCTACGTACTAAGTTGTCAAGCGCAAACATCCAATGAGGTTTGATGCTGTGCATTCGTAAAACGGCATTGACCTGCAAAATGAACGAAAATGCATCTGATAAACTGTTCAAAGTGAAACCAAAGTCATTTGAATGGTAATAGAAAAAGATAGCAATCATTACCGCATCCTGGAACAGGTACAGAGCTAACTGGATGTGATTGAGCGCAAAAATCTGTCGGCATATTGGACAAagaagtaaatttttattcactcTGGCTGgcagacctttttttttccttttcaaaagtGTATGGTTGCCTTTGACCCGATATATACCAAAGGCACATACCTACGGTGTATACACTTTTGAAAAGGAAAGGCCTGCCGGCCAGATAAGACAAACTTAATAATTCAAGGTGGTTTATAAGTATAGTATTATAGTACATCAAAGTCAACTTCTTCCCGAAGGGTACTGATAGCTGCTTCAATGGCTGACTTGTTTTGTTCTGGGATGAAGTCGCGCAGACCTCGCATCAATGTCAGTAAATGTGGTGCGGTGAGTGGAGTTTGTCCTACTTCTTTTTCCAGGGAACGAAGCCAAACTTCACAAATTTTCTTCCCATCTTGCGATAAGACACGCGTCAACGTTTGTCTTCGCTGCGAATCTTTCTTAAGGGTGTAAAACCCATCTTCAGGAGAAAGTTCGACACCTTCGCCCAGGATGCCTCCGCCTTTGGTAGAACAACCGTCCACCTCAGGACTAAGAGGAAAGGGACTCAAATATCCTGATGATGGGCCAGTATTTGTCCCATGGCTATTTGCAGAACTTCGCCTTCCACATATCAGAGGGTCCTCATCCAGTGACATTACAGTGCtagaaataaaacaaccaCCAAAGCAAAATAGTATTGTTATGTTATTCTTGCTCAAACCCTGACTGATGAAGAGATCTAAGTAGATGGAAAACAAGCTCTTAAATGTGGATTACCTGGTTGTAAAGCTTAATTGTGCAGGGATGGTGACGGGTGATGACATTGGCGAATGTATGGATGTGTTGGCCGGACTTGTTTTGGTCATGTAGGCGAAACCACTGAAAATGCCACACCAAGCAAATGAATCGCGAAGAATGAGACGAGATTATACGAAGGAAAGCAAAGATTAAGGATATTAACAATTATTGCCAATAATACTTTTCTTCAGGAGAACTAGCCATTCTTGGCAAGTGACTACCACGTTCTGTCCGGAGCATGGACCGATCGCCAACGGGAACAGAAACGCTTCGACTATATTCTTGGTTAGATGGAAGTcgacccatttttttcttcctaaaAAACAACGACACATTTCAGGCTACAGTCTGTTGATTTAACCGAatgtgtaataataaataggaCGAACTCTGATAAAAAGTTTTCCTCCATCAGTTCTGCGGCAGTTGCTCGTCGATCTGGATCGGGTTCGAAGCAGCGCAAAATAAAATGCTTGGCTCTTTCAGACATTTCTACAGGAATTTCCGGATGCATTTTGTAATAGCCGACCTAAACATAAGACAACTCTTGTAGGTTTGCGATAGTAAAAACAAGGCGACGAGCGTGTGGTGTTTTACCTTGAACATGGCAGCCTCGGGTGATCCCAATTCGATGAACGGAGGTTTGCCAGTTGCCATTTCAACTATCGTACAACCAAGGGACCAAATGTCAGCTGGGGCACCATAACCCCTTTGACCTTTGTCGATAACTTCCGGCGCCATATATTGTAGAGTTCCTGTGAATGTTTCCGTACTGAGACAAAGACCAGCAAGGCGCTTTGATGTTCCAAAATCAGAAATCTTTACAACACCACTTGtttaataaaaaggaattagtAACAGAATAATTGGTATTACTGATACctacaacatttaaaaatacctgTACGTATTGACGAGAACATTGTCGCCTTTGATGTCCCGATGCACGATTTTTTGGTCATGAAGGTATTTCAAGCCTTGCAGAATCTGTCGTGTATAATAAGCAATAGTTGCCTCATTCTCTTTCAAGGGGCCCCATTTTGATCGCAATAGCTCGGATAGACTGCCTCCTGGAACTTGCtccataaaaattttgaaaaatccccCTTCAGAGATGGAGCCCAGATATTTGACGATATTCCTATGGCGCAATTGAGAGTGGAGTCTAATCTCTTCGTGAAGGGGTTGCACTTCGCCGATATCTTTTTCTGGTACTTCTTTGACAG
Encoded proteins:
- the LOC124199620 gene encoding eukaryotic translation initiation factor 3 subunit D-like, translating into MDDLRCDETKHREHSLCTDFDEGGGVLVARCEHDAVTVGSAGDNQFINIKALNEWDSRLSGEVEWRQKLDTQRGAVQANELKNNACKLAKWTVQALLANSDWIKFGYVSRMHLRDTSRRVILGTQQFHLSDFASQINLNIDNAWGILRWINDLCMKEEDGKYLLVKDPNKPVIRLYKVPDNTFESDDEAFFGEGEGLKPINIVTCVCNCWLTFIAWVLASLFFY
- the LOC124199622 gene encoding uncharacterized protein R102.4-like produces the protein MDGYQHELEVFNNTHTQAHRCRKALGGGMRQAGILAAAGILSLSKGPTRVAQDHIFTKQLVNWLLLRKRFAESTEKEVHGIGQDIRWLAYPMTETNIIIVVHCSNPPEDINLAQDK
- the LOC124200460 gene encoding serrate RNA effector molecule homolog isoform X2, which codes for MGDSDDDYDRRRRDKFRGERSEYRGAGESGRREERGNPRREEWNDRGIMEPRRGESWSQRGSRSQPRHEYRESYRGRERYSPAGGYDAPQAPKRMRPDWEDRRYGFDAGYGPNIGSSWGQNEPVINTPPNAGNFSGSSSRGEEFPTQPPMMSFKAFLAAHDDSISDEEAVKKYAEYKLEFRRQQLNEFFTSHKDEEWFKLKYHPEENQKRKNEHKAHIELRMKTILDLMAEGSFDQVTIDADQSEKLVKLLDTVVIKLEGGNELDLQVLDNPPQPTADKQPIKIQEKVIKEIEDKENDDLGEGDDAKEDGVIEDSKMEISSDPKSPNNSGKRKRSGFESDSGSDWEREGKEQSEISEAPQSPDGKPAGGEGSPRETEAADEIPVKDDAKEKVDEDESKEEEKKENGGPVLPRELHRTASIFLRNLAPTITKLEVEAMCKRYPGFLRAAIADPQPERRWFRRGWVTFERNVNIKEICWNLNNIRLRDTELGAIVNRDLSRRIRTVSGITSHKQVVRNDIRLAAKIIQNLDARLGLWAEEENDKAKHSSVADSTLTFSGTSRNPVLNNITDFLIEEASAEEEELLGASANEEGEEAEAAAGLTRDDELIKVLDRLLFYLRIVHSVDYYNHCEYPNEDEMPNRCGIMHARGIPPSSKVTQNEINDYCRSFENKIASFLEPIKRLSDEEASKLGLKESKAEVEKFVAANTQELAKDKWLCPLSGKKFKGPDFVRKHVFNKHAEKIDEVRKDVEYFNNYLRDPKRPQLPEHPGNRAAGVRPSPMNESQRGEHFGPPGGFGYGAFNYGGGRGGYGGGGFGGPPQINSFSNAGGGGGRDFGFGGRNNRGGRGRGGGPRHMSHYRDLDRPNDEEF
- the LOC124200460 gene encoding serrate RNA effector molecule homolog isoform X1; protein product: MGDSDDDYDRRRRDKFRGERSEYRGAGESGRREERGNPRREEWNDSRGIMEPRRGESWSQRGSRSQPRHEYRESYRGRERYSPAGGYDAPQAPKRMRPDWEDRRYGFDAGYGPNIGSSWGQNEPVINTPPNAGNFSGSSSRGEEFPTQPPMMSFKAFLAAHDDSISDEEAVKKYAEYKLEFRRQQLNEFFTSHKDEEWFKLKYHPEENQKRKNEHKAHIELRMKTILDLMAEGSFDQVTIDADQSEKLVKLLDTVVIKLEGGNELDLQVLDNPPQPTADKQPIKIQEKVIKEIEDKENDDLGEGDDAKEDGVIEDSKMEISSDPKSPNNSGKRKRSGFESDSGSDWEREGKEQSEISEAPQSPDGKPAGGEGSPRETEAADEIPVKDDAKEKVDEDESKEEEKKENGGPVLPRELHRTASIFLRNLAPTITKLEVEAMCKRYPGFLRAAIADPQPERRWFRRGWVTFERNVNIKEICWNLNNIRLRDTELGAIVNRDLSRRIRTVSGITSHKQVVRNDIRLAAKIIQNLDARLGLWAEEENDKAKHSSVADSTLTFSGTSRNPVLNNITDFLIEEASAEEEELLGASANEEGEEAEAAAGLTRDDELIKVLDRLLFYLRIVHSVDYYNHCEYPNEDEMPNRCGIMHARGIPPSSKVTQNEINDYCRSFENKIASFLEPIKRLSDEEASKLGLKESKAEVEKFVAANTQELAKDKWLCPLSGKKFKGPDFVRKHVFNKHAEKIDEVRKDVEYFNNYLRDPKRPQLPEHPGNRAAGVRPSPMNESQRGEHFGPPGGFGYGAFNYGGGRGGYGGGGFGGPPQINSFSNAGGGGGRDFGFGGRNNRGGRGRGGGPRHMSHYRDLDRPNDEEF
- the LOC124200460 gene encoding serrate RNA effector molecule homolog isoform X4, whose product is MGDSDDDYDRRRRDKFRGERSEYRGAGESGRREERGNPRREEWNDRGIMEPRRGESWSQRGSRSQPRHEYRESYRGRERYSPAGGYDAPQAPKRMRPDWEDRRYGFDAGYGPNIGSSWGQNEPVINTPPNAGNFSGSSSRGEEFPTQPPMMSFKAFLAAHDDSISDEEAVKKYAEYKLEFRRQQLNEFFTSHKDEEWFKLKYHPEENQKRKNEHKAHIELRMKTILDLMAEGSFDQVTIDADQSEKLVKLLDTVVIKLEGGNELDLQVLDNPPQPTADKPIKIQEKVIKEIEDKENDDLGEGDDAKEDGVIEDSKMEISSDPKSPNNSGKRKRSGFESDSGSDWEREGKEQSEISEAPQSPDGKPAGGEGSPRETEAADEIPVKDDAKEKVDEDESKEEEKKENGGPVLPRELHRTASIFLRNLAPTITKLEVEAMCKRYPGFLRAAIADPQPERRWFRRGWVTFERNVNIKEICWNLNNIRLRDTELGAIVNRDLSRRIRTVSGITSHKQVVRNDIRLAAKIIQNLDARLGLWAEEENDKAKHSSVADSTLTFSGTSRNPVLNNITDFLIEEASAEEEELLGASANEEGEEAEAAAGLTRDDELIKVLDRLLFYLRIVHSVDYYNHCEYPNEDEMPNRCGIMHARGIPPSSKVTQNEINDYCRSFENKIASFLEPIKRLSDEEASKLGLKESKAEVEKFVAANTQELAKDKWLCPLSGKKFKGPDFVRKHVFNKHAEKIDEVRKDVEYFNNYLRDPKRPQLPEHPGNRAAGVRPSPMNESQRGEHFGPPGGFGYGAFNYGGGRGGYGGGGFGGPPQINSFSNAGGGGGRDFGFGGRNNRGGRGRGGGPRHMSHYRDLDRPNDEEF
- the LOC124200460 gene encoding serrate RNA effector molecule homolog isoform X3, encoding MGDSDDDYDRRRRDKFRGERSEYRGAGESGRREERGNPRREEWNDSRGIMEPRRGESWSQRGSRSQPRHEYRESYRGRERYSPAGGYDAPQAPKRMRPDWEDRRYGFDAGYGPNIGSSWGQNEPVINTPPNAGNFSGSSSRGEEFPTQPPMMSFKAFLAAHDDSISDEEAVKKYAEYKLEFRRQQLNEFFTSHKDEEWFKLKYHPEENQKRKNEHKAHIELRMKTILDLMAEGSFDQVTIDADQSEKLVKLLDTVVIKLEGGNELDLQVLDNPPQPTADKPIKIQEKVIKEIEDKENDDLGEGDDAKEDGVIEDSKMEISSDPKSPNNSGKRKRSGFESDSGSDWEREGKEQSEISEAPQSPDGKPAGGEGSPRETEAADEIPVKDDAKEKVDEDESKEEEKKENGGPVLPRELHRTASIFLRNLAPTITKLEVEAMCKRYPGFLRAAIADPQPERRWFRRGWVTFERNVNIKEICWNLNNIRLRDTELGAIVNRDLSRRIRTVSGITSHKQVVRNDIRLAAKIIQNLDARLGLWAEEENDKAKHSSVADSTLTFSGTSRNPVLNNITDFLIEEASAEEEELLGASANEEGEEAEAAAGLTRDDELIKVLDRLLFYLRIVHSVDYYNHCEYPNEDEMPNRCGIMHARGIPPSSKVTQNEINDYCRSFENKIASFLEPIKRLSDEEASKLGLKESKAEVEKFVAANTQELAKDKWLCPLSGKKFKGPDFVRKHVFNKHAEKIDEVRKDVEYFNNYLRDPKRPQLPEHPGNRAAGVRPSPMNESQRGEHFGPPGGFGYGAFNYGGGRGGYGGGGFGGPPQINSFSNAGGGGGRDFGFGGRNNRGGRGRGGGPRHMSHYRDLDRPNDEEF